The nucleotide window AATATATAAGTGGTGATTACAAAAGAGCTGAAGAAAAAATAGATATTAAAGCGGGAGAAAATGTAGCTTATGTAATTCCACAGAGTATTGAATTGGAAGCCGAAGATAGAAAAAGAATACCGCTTTATATGAGAGTTAGCACTCCTTTAACAGCTGTAGATATTGAACTATATGCTGATGGCGAAAAATTATACTCATTCTCAGAGCCTTTTGCAAAACCTGGTGAAATGATTAGTGTACCTCTGGCTCAAAAAACACTTAATGATTTAGATCATGTTAGTGAAATTAGGGTAGATATTATCGAGAAGGAGGGAGAATAAATGCTTGAAAAACAAACCATTACCTGTGTTGCTTGTCCAAAAGGTTGTGAAGTTACAGTTGAGCATGATGGTGATGAAATTATAAATATAATGGGAAATGCCTGCCCTCAAGGTGCAGACTATGCTAAAGAAGAAATCATAGCTAAAACTAGAATTCTTCCTACAACAGTTCGAGTTAAAAATGGAGCTTTACCTTTATGTCCAGTTAAAACAACAAAACAAATTCCTTTAGAATTAATGGATCAAGCTATGAATAAAATTGGAGAAAAAGAAATTGAAGCACCACTTGAAATGGGTCAAATTGTAATAAAGAACTTATTAGATACTGGTGCAGATGTTGTAGCTACCAGAGATTTACCAAAAAAAATTAGTGTTTAAAACTATGTTAATGTAAGGAGGTTAGATCAATGAAATTAAAAAATAAAAAAATAGCGATGTTGATTGGTCCAGGATATGAAGATTTCGAATTCTGGGTAGTTTACATGAGAATGATAGAAGAAGGCGCAGAAGTTGATGTAATTGGTATGGAAAAAGGTGTTGAGTATGTTAGTAAACATGGTTGTTTAACTAGAGAAGCTGATTATCTTGCTTCTGAAGTTCTTGATAAAAATTATGATGGAGTTTTAGTGCCAGGAGGCTGGACTCCAGATAAAATTAGAAGAGATAAAGATATAGTAGAATTAGTCAGAAAAAATTATGAAGATGGAAAGATTATTGGTTTAATCTGTCATGCTGGTCTTGTTGGGATTTCTGCTGGAATTATTAATGGAAAAGCAACTGGTTCTTTAGGAATTAAAGATGATATCATTAATGCTGGAGGAACATGGGTAGATGAAGCAGCATTTAGAGATGGTAATATTGTTTGGGGTAGAGTTGTTAAAGATATTCCAGATTATTGTAGAGAATTAGTTAAAGCACTAGCAGAGTAAAAATTAATATGCTAAATCAGGTTTGAAATATTTCAGCCTGATTTAGCATTTACAAATATTAAATTTTAAAAGGGAGTAACTTTATGGATATATTTAACGAATTCAATTTTATTAGTTTTAGCATAGGGGTAGTTATTACTAGTTTTATTATTTATTTTTTTTTGGTTTTAAAAAAAGATAATAAAAATAGTATAGCTAAAAAAAATGAAGATGGAATTACTAAAAATAATGAATCTAAAAAAAAGACAGCTAACAAACTATTAAATTTATCACAAGAAGTGTCTTTTAAATCTCAAGATTTGATTTGGTTAATAAATGATAATAATAAAAAAGCTGAAAATTTGGTAGAAAGATTTGAAAATATTGCTGAATCAGTTGAAAATAATGCAGCTGGAGCAGAAGAAATTTCTGCAACAATTGAAGAATTATCATCTTCTTCAAATGTTATTAAAACTGAAATGGAAAAATTAGAAAAAATTTCTCAACAACTTATGTCAGATTCGGCAAAAAACCAAAACTGG belongs to Halanaerobium saccharolyticum subsp. saccharolyticum DSM 6643 and includes:
- a CDS encoding DUF1667 domain-containing protein — protein: MLEKQTITCVACPKGCEVTVEHDGDEIINIMGNACPQGADYAKEEIIAKTRILPTTVRVKNGALPLCPVKTTKQIPLELMDQAMNKIGEKEIEAPLEMGQIVIKNLLDTGADVVATRDLPKKISV
- a CDS encoding type 1 glutamine amidotransferase domain-containing protein, with product MKLKNKKIAMLIGPGYEDFEFWVVYMRMIEEGAEVDVIGMEKGVEYVSKHGCLTREADYLASEVLDKNYDGVLVPGGWTPDKIRRDKDIVELVRKNYEDGKIIGLICHAGLVGISAGIINGKATGSLGIKDDIINAGGTWVDEAAFRDGNIVWGRVVKDIPDYCRELVKALAE